One window from the genome of Streptomyces cadmiisoli encodes:
- a CDS encoding TetR/AcrR family transcriptional regulator: protein MSLAESPRPAGPARGRPRSEAVERAIVEGTMKLLEDGVPLAELSIERIARTAGVGKAAIYRRWRGKEELFVDVVRTAEPPDPELPGTSVRDDLVVLLEILRRRGLASRSSAILHSVHAQMKSSPRVWAAYHSAVIAPRHRLGLEILRRGQANGELRTDIDVEVMHDIIVGPMLVRSLLRADADLPEGLSERIVDTVLDGLRPVSSPGA, encoded by the coding sequence GTGAGCCTCGCCGAAAGCCCCCGGCCGGCCGGCCCCGCGCGGGGCCGCCCCAGGAGCGAAGCCGTGGAACGGGCCATCGTCGAGGGCACGATGAAGCTCCTGGAGGACGGCGTCCCGCTCGCGGAACTCTCCATCGAGCGCATCGCCCGTACCGCCGGCGTCGGCAAGGCCGCCATCTACCGGCGCTGGCGCGGCAAGGAGGAACTCTTCGTCGACGTGGTCCGCACCGCGGAGCCCCCCGACCCCGAACTCCCCGGCACCAGCGTGCGCGACGACCTCGTCGTGCTCCTGGAGATCCTGCGCCGACGCGGACTGGCCAGCCGCTCCTCGGCGATCCTGCACAGCGTCCACGCCCAGATGAAGAGCAGCCCCCGTGTCTGGGCCGCCTATCACAGCGCCGTCATAGCGCCCCGCCACCGACTCGGACTGGAGATCCTGCGCCGCGGCCAGGCGAACGGTGAACTGCGCACCGACATCGACGTCGAGGTGATGCACGACATCATCGTCGGCCCCATGCTGGTCCGTTCACTGCTGCGCGCCGACGCCGATCTGCCCGAGGGCCTCTCGGAGCGGATCGTCGACACGGTGCTCGACGGCCTACGCCCCGTCAGTTCGCCGGGCGCGTAG
- the panB gene encoding 3-methyl-2-oxobutanoate hydroxymethyltransferase, translating to MTQLSAARTNPSDGSKALYGGKGTRRITVRDIAAAKERGEKWPMLTAYDAMTASVFDEAGIPVMLVGDSAGNCHLGYETTVPVTLDEMTMLSAAVVRGTSRALIVGDLPFGSYQEGPVQALRSATRLVKEAGVGAVKLEGGERSHRQIELLVESGIPVMAHIGLTPQSVNAMGYRVQGRGEEAAAQLLRDAKAVQDAGAFAVVLELVPAELAAEVTRTLHIPTVGIGAGPETDAQVLVWTDMLGLTGGRMPKFVKQYANLREVMGDAAKAFAEDVVGGTFPQEEHSVH from the coding sequence ATGACGCAGCTTTCGGCTGCCCGCACGAATCCCTCCGACGGCAGCAAGGCGCTGTACGGGGGCAAGGGCACGCGCCGCATCACGGTCCGAGACATCGCCGCCGCCAAGGAGCGCGGCGAGAAGTGGCCCATGCTCACCGCGTACGACGCGATGACCGCGTCCGTCTTCGACGAGGCCGGCATCCCGGTCATGCTCGTCGGCGACTCCGCGGGCAACTGCCACCTCGGGTACGAGACCACCGTGCCCGTGACCCTCGACGAGATGACCATGCTGTCCGCCGCGGTCGTACGGGGCACGAGCCGGGCCCTGATCGTCGGCGACCTGCCGTTCGGCTCCTACCAGGAGGGTCCGGTGCAGGCGCTGCGCTCGGCGACCCGGCTGGTGAAGGAGGCGGGCGTCGGCGCCGTGAAGCTGGAGGGCGGCGAGCGCTCGCACCGGCAGATCGAGCTGCTGGTGGAGTCCGGCATCCCCGTGATGGCCCACATCGGCCTGACCCCGCAGTCCGTCAACGCGATGGGCTACCGCGTCCAGGGGCGCGGCGAGGAGGCCGCCGCGCAGCTGCTGCGGGACGCCAAGGCCGTCCAGGACGCCGGAGCGTTCGCGGTGGTCCTGGAGCTGGTGCCGGCCGAGCTGGCGGCCGAGGTGACCCGGACGCTGCACATCCCCACGGTCGGGATCGGCGCCGGTCCCGAGACGGACGCCCAGGTCCTGGTGTGGACCGACATGCTGGGCCTGACCGGCGGGCGGATGCCGAAGTTCGTCAAGCAGTACGCGAACCTGCGCGAGGTCATGGGTGACGCGGCGAAGGCGTTCGCGGAGGACGTCGTCGGCGGGACGTTCCCGCAGGAGGAGCACTCCGTCCACTGA
- a CDS encoding ATP-binding cassette domain-containing protein, with translation MTRIDKNSGGAAVTVRGLVKHYGETKALDGVDLDVREGTVMGVLGPNGAGKTTLVRILSTLLAPDAGQATVAGYDVVRQPRQLRRVIGLTGQYASVDEKLPGWENLYLIGRLLDLSRKDARARADELLERFSLTEAAKRPAGTYSGGMRRRLDLAASMIGHPAVLYLDEPTTGLDPRTRNEVWDEVKRMVGDGVTVLLTTQYMEEAEQLASELTVVDRGQVIATGGIEELKAKVGGRALRIRPADPAHLRPLAGALDELGITGLATTTVDAQTGTVLVPVLSDEQLTAVVGAVTARGITLASITTELPSLDEVFLSLTGHRAGAPQDARPADTREEVAV, from the coding sequence ATGACACGAATCGACAAGAACTCCGGCGGGGCGGCGGTCACCGTCCGGGGGCTGGTCAAGCACTACGGCGAGACCAAGGCGCTGGACGGCGTCGATCTGGACGTGCGCGAGGGCACCGTGATGGGGGTGCTCGGACCGAACGGGGCCGGCAAGACGACCCTCGTCCGCATCCTGTCCACCCTGCTGGCCCCGGACGCGGGACAGGCGACGGTGGCCGGCTACGACGTCGTGCGGCAGCCGCGGCAGCTGCGCCGGGTGATCGGGCTCACCGGCCAGTACGCCTCCGTCGACGAGAAGCTCCCGGGCTGGGAGAACCTCTACCTGATCGGGCGGCTGCTCGACCTGTCGCGCAAGGACGCGCGGGCCCGCGCCGACGAGCTGCTCGAGCGGTTCTCCCTCACCGAGGCGGCCAAGCGGCCGGCGGGGACGTACTCCGGCGGTATGCGGCGGCGGCTCGACCTGGCCGCGTCGATGATCGGGCACCCGGCCGTTCTCTACCTCGACGAGCCCACCACCGGTCTCGACCCGCGCACCCGCAACGAGGTGTGGGACGAGGTCAAGCGCATGGTCGGGGACGGGGTCACCGTGCTGCTGACCACGCAGTACATGGAGGAGGCCGAGCAGCTGGCCTCCGAGCTGACCGTCGTCGACCGCGGCCAGGTCATCGCCACCGGCGGGATCGAGGAACTGAAGGCCAAGGTCGGCGGGCGGGCCCTGCGGATCCGGCCGGCCGATCCGGCGCATCTGCGACCGCTCGCGGGGGCGCTCGACGAGCTGGGCATCACCGGGCTCGCCACGACGACCGTGGACGCCCAGACCGGCACGGTGCTGGTGCCGGTCCTCAGCGACGAGCAGCTGACCGCCGTCGTCGGCGCCGTCACCGCCCGCGGCATCACGCTCGCCTCGATCACCACCGAACTGCCCAGCCTGGACGAGGTGTTCCTGTCCCTGACCGGCCACCGCGCCGGTGCCCCGCAGGACGCCCGGCCCGCCGACACCCGCGAGGAGGTCGCCGTATGA
- a CDS encoding MFS transporter has product MTAPAASGPRVTDAVHRRRWVILGVLMLSLLIVVLDNSILNVAVKTISTPAPTGLGATQSELEWAINAYTLVFAGLLFSAGLLGDRLGRKKVLLGGLVMFGAGSALAAFSGSPGELIVFRAVMGLGAAFVMPATLAVLMNVFERDEQPKAIGIWAGGVGLAIAIGPITGGVLLDHFWWGSVFLVNVPIVLLAVGLMLWLVPDSRDPHPGRVDPVGVVLSVVGLVLLVYGIIRGGQLADFTDPVVLAAAGAGLAVLVAFVLFEKRSDHPSIDVGYFRNKVFSAAISVIALVFFALMGVTFFAVFYTQSVRGYSPFETGLLMLPLAAAQMIFAPRARLVVDRFGHKATTTGGMLVIAATLAAFATLEADTPIWILEVVFFLMGTGMAHIMTPTSVVIMQTLPREKAGSASALSNTFRQVGGALGIAVLGSVLSTAYRTSVQDDLTVLPAAARHSAGESIEATLAAAARLGPEGRALVTPANDAFLHAMHVTALSGAGVALVGAVVVALYLPGRTAAPAGEGRAAAARPSFSGENLSGQRRKEAP; this is encoded by the coding sequence ATGACCGCTCCCGCCGCCTCCGGGCCCCGTGTGACGGACGCCGTGCACCGGCGACGCTGGGTGATCCTCGGCGTCCTCATGCTGAGCCTGCTGATCGTCGTGCTCGACAACTCGATCCTGAACGTCGCCGTCAAGACGATCTCCACACCCGCCCCGACCGGCCTGGGCGCCACCCAGAGCGAGCTGGAGTGGGCGATCAACGCCTACACCCTGGTCTTCGCCGGACTGCTGTTCAGCGCGGGACTCCTCGGGGACCGGCTGGGCCGGAAGAAGGTGCTGCTCGGCGGGCTCGTGATGTTCGGCGCCGGCTCCGCCCTGGCCGCGTTCTCCGGGTCGCCGGGCGAACTCATCGTCTTCCGCGCGGTGATGGGCCTCGGCGCCGCCTTCGTGATGCCGGCCACGCTGGCCGTCCTCATGAACGTCTTCGAGCGCGACGAGCAGCCCAAGGCCATCGGCATCTGGGCCGGCGGAGTCGGTCTGGCCATCGCGATCGGCCCGATCACCGGCGGTGTGCTCCTCGACCACTTCTGGTGGGGCTCGGTGTTCCTGGTCAACGTGCCGATCGTGCTGCTCGCGGTCGGGCTGATGCTGTGGCTGGTACCGGACTCCCGCGATCCGCACCCCGGCCGCGTCGACCCCGTCGGCGTGGTGCTGTCCGTCGTCGGCCTCGTCCTGCTCGTCTACGGCATCATCCGCGGCGGCCAGCTCGCCGACTTCACGGACCCCGTCGTGCTCGCGGCGGCCGGCGCCGGACTCGCCGTCCTCGTCGCCTTCGTCCTGTTCGAGAAGCGCAGCGACCATCCGTCCATCGACGTCGGCTACTTCAGGAACAAGGTGTTCTCGGCCGCGATCTCCGTCATCGCGCTGGTCTTCTTCGCGCTGATGGGCGTGACCTTCTTCGCCGTCTTCTACACGCAGAGCGTGCGCGGCTATTCACCGTTCGAGACCGGGCTGCTGATGCTGCCGCTGGCCGCCGCGCAGATGATCTTCGCGCCGCGCGCCCGGCTGGTCGTCGACCGCTTCGGACACAAGGCCACCACCACCGGCGGCATGCTGGTCATCGCCGCGACACTCGCCGCCTTCGCCACGCTGGAGGCCGACACGCCGATCTGGATCCTGGAGGTCGTCTTCTTCCTCATGGGCACCGGCATGGCGCACATCATGACGCCGACCAGTGTGGTCATCATGCAGACCCTGCCCAGGGAGAAGGCCGGCTCCGCCTCCGCCCTCAGCAACACCTTCCGGCAGGTCGGCGGGGCCCTCGGCATCGCCGTCCTCGGCTCGGTCCTGTCGACCGCCTACCGCACCTCCGTCCAGGACGACTTGACCGTGCTGCCCGCCGCGGCGCGCCACTCCGCGGGCGAGTCCATAGAGGCCACCCTCGCCGCCGCCGCGCGGCTCGGCCCCGAGGGCAGGGCGCTGGTCACGCCCGCCAACGACGCGTTCCTGCACGCCATGCATGTCACGGCGCTGTCCGGGGCCGGCGTGGCCCTGGTCGGGGCGGTGGTGGTGGCGCTGTACCTGCCGGGGCGGACCGCGGCGCCGGCCGGTGAGGGCCGTGCCGCCGCGGCCCGGCCGTCGTTCTCCGGGGAGAATCTCTCGGGACAGCGAAGGAAGGAAGCACCGTGA
- a CDS encoding ABC transporter permease, which translates to MTTATITAEPVADARIPLRAHVRHTSALVRRNLLWIRQDPESMFDAILFPIIFTLLFVYVFGGSIGQALGGGQEAYVQYVVPGLMAMMGMNMAMGVGTGFNQDFNTGVMDRFRSLPIGRGSVLFAKIAVELLRMLFATAVLMVVGVLVGFDITDWGGLLASVGLSAVFGSALMWVFITLGVVMKNAQSVQAMGFLVLMPLQFGSSIFAPTQSMPGWLQNFTDYNPLSSLADAARGLMVGGPVAHDLWVTLGWSVALTAVMAPIAIHKFRTKS; encoded by the coding sequence ATGACCACCGCCACGATCACCGCCGAACCCGTGGCCGACGCCCGGATCCCGCTGCGCGCCCATGTGCGCCACACCTCCGCGCTGGTCCGCCGCAACCTGCTGTGGATCCGGCAGGACCCGGAGTCGATGTTCGACGCCATCCTGTTCCCGATCATCTTCACGCTGCTGTTCGTGTACGTCTTCGGAGGCTCGATCGGCCAGGCCCTGGGCGGCGGGCAGGAGGCGTACGTGCAGTACGTCGTGCCCGGCCTGATGGCCATGATGGGCATGAACATGGCCATGGGGGTCGGCACCGGTTTCAACCAGGACTTCAACACCGGGGTCATGGACCGCTTCCGGTCGCTGCCCATCGGCCGCGGCTCGGTGCTCTTCGCCAAGATCGCGGTGGAACTGCTGCGGATGCTGTTCGCGACCGCCGTGCTGATGGTGGTGGGCGTGCTCGTCGGGTTCGACATCACCGACTGGGGCGGACTGCTGGCCTCGGTGGGCTTGTCCGCGGTGTTCGGCTCCGCCCTGATGTGGGTGTTCATCACGCTGGGTGTGGTGATGAAGAACGCGCAGTCCGTGCAGGCGATGGGCTTCCTGGTGCTGATGCCGCTCCAGTTCGGCTCGTCGATCTTCGCGCCGACCCAGTCGATGCCGGGCTGGCTGCAGAACTTCACCGACTACAACCCGCTGTCCTCCCTCGCGGACGCGGCGCGCGGGCTGATGGTGGGCGGTCCCGTCGCGCACGACCTGTGGGTGACGCTCGGCTGGTCGGTGGCGCTCACGGCGGTGATGGCACCGATCGCGATCCACAAGTTCCGCACCAAGAGCTGA